From Aspergillus luchuensis IFO 4308 DNA, chromosome 2, nearly complete sequence:
CGTGGAATTTTTGCATACTGGCGTtggatgtgtgtgtgtctaaGGAATGgatcaatgatgatgacatcccGGAGGCTGTATGATTGTGTATCAGCAGCTTGGCGGGCATTTGTTTTGGGCTTATGACCGTGATTGATATCTTGGGTAGGCGTTGTGGTTGCGATGATGTCTGGGACTCCCCGAACCTGTCGGGTTGAGTATTATGGAGTAGCGATTGATAGAGCGAGTGGTGACTTTGGATATGATTCATATGCCGTATTTATATTTCCTTCTCTGTATCGGATCGATAAGGTGCTGTTCAGGTAGTCAGCCTTAGGCATGATAGAGTTGCAGCTGGTTATCAGAACTTGTGCATATGCAGTATTACAAGTAGAGCATTAACTACTGCCGTAGATTGCTAACTCTATGTCAAATATCTACTCTTACTCCACCAGAGGGAtgcctctcttcttcctcatcaataCAATCGTCATATTCATATTCTCGCATAGCAAGCTACTACAGGGTATCTGAAAGCAGCGCTCCGAGTTTGCCCTGAACTATAAACCAAAGTACTACAATACAATAACGCTAAATGAAAAACAGATCTCACTATGAACATTCGAAGATTTCTTCAAGCTGACGATCGGTAGCGAAAGCAAATAAAGCAATGGGAATGCCTCTGCCTTTTGCCATCATATTTTTCATGATGTCGGTATACCGTTGAACCTCATCTGGGCCAAGATCACGGTAGATTTTTCGACTCTCTGGTCCCATTGTTGCTATGAGGAGGAGCTTGCGCTCCTTGAGAGTTAATAGCACTAGTGCTATATCAAGCGCATTGAAACCATTGAAGCACTCTCTGGCCATATTAACTGCATGTTGTATGTCGAGCCGGGTTGTCATATGCTCTTTGGACCATGCTGAACGAAGAAACTCAACACGTTTTGCCCATAAGTCCCTCTCAGAAGCGTCCGCAAATTCAGGATAAAGATCATATAACCCCGCCTGGATGAGCTGTTCTAACGACACCACACTAGACCGCCCAGCATGATGCAGAACCCCTTGCGAGAGATACTCCCCATTGTCATAGTCTGGGTTTTTTCTTAGTCGAAAATCGAAAAAGCTTCGCATACTCGGATCAACTTCAGGGGCATCACGATACACTCGAAGTAATGACTTGTCCCGAGCGAACTGTCCACGAGGAAACTTCCTCGTGTCGACTATGCATATGTAGACTTCAGCGGGGTCACGGCACCATTTGTTGCATCTCCAGATGGCATACTGGATGACATACAGTAAAGAACCGCTCCATGACATCAGATTGTCAGCATCCTTAGATTTAAACCACTTCAGATGATTGTATAGCATTCGGGTTGATTCTCCTGGAGGCCGAGAGAGGAGATCGGTTCTGCTGCGCTCTAATTCTGCGGAAATGCTTTCGGCGGAAGCTACAACATGGTGGTCACTCCGGCCAGAGCTTTCCTCGTCAAATGCCCTAAACAAGTATCGCGGAACTTCTGCAAGATGGCAATTGGGGAGACGACTCGCTGGCGGATAAAATAGCGTGGTGGGCTCATCAGGACATTTACTCAATGCGCGAACCCAAAAGCCGATCCACTCTTCCCTTTGCTGCTCCTTCCTCTCAGCTTTACGCTCGCATTGCACGCGATAGGCCTCAGCATAGCTATCGTCGATAGCAAGTCGATTTTCATGCTCATAGTATTCCCCGCTTTCGAAGTCAGGGTCATACGGCTCTTCAAAGCTGGTTTCTTCCAGGGATTTAAAGTACTTATTAGGGTGCAGAGTCCCGGAATCACAAAGTGCCTGAGCATAGCACTCCTCCAATATTCTTCGCATGACACTGCTCTCGTTGGTAGTTTCATCGTCAAGTACATTGCCAGCGATCCTCTTCACTTCATCACTAAAATGCGATAGCATTTTCTGCTCCAGTGTCCATGGGCTAGCAAGCGATGTGAGGTATGCCATGATGTAGTTTTCAGTGGCATCGCTGAGCCTCTTCGTGGTCTTCGCAAGGGCAACGGCTTCTCTTCTCAGGGTGCTTAATCTTGCAACGTACTCGCCGCTAGGGGTCTGTGTGCCTTCGATCACGGTTCCGACATGTGCTGTGTTCGCTGAGGTGGATTGGCACGATGTTACCAGGGCCCTAATCGTCTTCAGGAGATCTTGAGTCGGATTTGAGCGGTTTGAAGTTCCATCGGCAAAGCTCAGTCCTCCGAATGTATTAACAAGGCTGGTGAACTGTTCAGCCATGCTTGCAATGCCTGACAATAGACTGTACTCCGCACAGTAGGGTCAGCGAGCTAGAAATGGTCGCAGTTGCGTTGCGGGGATAGACAAAGATAAATAGAGATTCTGTTTTCTGATCGTGAAAGCAAAACTGATCTCTAGTTATATGCATATTTATATCTCATGGTCGTCTTGTTGGGATTACTAGACAGCCTCGTTTTCTGCTGTGCCAGGCACCAGTCGCGGCT
This genomic window contains:
- a CDS encoding uncharacterized protein (COG:S;~EggNog:ENOG410PSBH), with the translated sequence MAEQFTSLVNTFGGLSFADGTSNRSNPTQDLLKTIRALVTSCQSTSANTAHVGTVIEGTQTPSGEYVARLSTLRREAVALAKTTKRLSDATENYIMAYLTSLASPWTLEQKMLSHFSDEVKRIAGNVLDDETTNESSVMRRILEECYAQALCDSGTLHPNKYFKSLEETSFEEPYDPDFESGEYYEHENRLAIDDSYAEAYRVQCERKAERKEQQREEWIGFWVRALSKCPDEPTTLFYPPASRLPNCHLAEVPRYLFRAFDEESSGRSDHHVVASAESISAELERSRTDLLSRPPGESTRMLYNHLKWFKSKDADNLMSWSGSLLYVIQYAIWRCNKWCRDPAEVYICIVDTRKFPRGQFARDKSLLRVYRDAPEVDPSMRSFFDFRLRKNPDYDNGEYLSQGVLHHAGRSSVVSLEQLIQAGLYDLYPEFADASERDLWAKRVEFLRSAWSKEHMTTRLDIQHAVNMARECFNGFNALDIALVLLTLKERKLLLIATMGPESRKIYRDLGPDEVQRYTDIMKNMMAKGRGIPIALFAFATDRQLEEIFECS